DNA sequence from the Pedobacter schmidteae genome:
GATACCGAAACCAAACGTCTGGAGGCGGAACTAAAGTTTTTCCGCGGACAATTGTATTTTGACCTGGTAAAACGATATAAACAAGTAATTATTTACGATGAAGATCTTTCCAAAATTCAAAAAAATACAGCTTTAAGTACCGAAGCCGCCGGCTGGGATTTTGTAGAAGCTGACCTGAATTTTGCAGGCCAGAACCTGGTAAAAAGTAACAATCCAAACGGACGCGTAACCAGTGGGGCGGCTTATGCATTGCTATCTCGGGCGATGTTGTATGCCGAACGTTGGGAAAGCGCAAAATCAGCGGGTGCAAAGGTAATGGCCATGGGCTACGAGCTGACGGCCAGTTATGCCGATGCCTTTAAAACGGGAAGCACAGAAGCCATTTTGCAATACAGCTATAATAAAACTGCCACTACACATGCTTTTGATGCTACCTATGCTCCCGGTGGCGACAGAAAAGGGACAGGAGGAATGGGAACACCTACACAGGAACTGGTAGAGTCGTATGAATTGAAAACCGTAGGAGGTTTTCCGGATTGGAGTGCCTGGCACAATACCTCGGGTACGTCTGCCGAACCTCCCTATGCCAATCTGGAGCCACGCTTTCAGGCTACAGTACTATACAATGGTGCAATCTGGAAAGGCCGTACCATTGAGCCTTTTGTAGATGGAAAAGATGGTTGGGCCAGCTGGAAAGACGATGCGGTACCGGCCGGGCGTACCGTCACGGGATATTATTTGAAAAAACTGCTGGACGAGAACCTGGACCTGAGTAAAGATCCTTCAACACAGCCTTGGACGGCCTTTCGCCTGGGAGAAGTGTTACTGAACTATGCTGAAGCCTGTTACCGGGCCAATGCCAGTTCGGAGGCTAATGCTGCTGTACGAAAAGTAAGGGCAAGAGTTGGCTTGCCTTATACCGATAAAAGTGGAACAGCATTAATGGCGGCCATTATGCAGGAACGTAAAGTAGAATTGGCTTTTGAGGGGTATTATTACTGGGATATGAAACGTTGGAAACTGGCGGAAACGGCCTTTACAGGTACACGCGTACACGGACTTAAAATTGAAAAATTAGGTGCCGGATTTAAATATACTTATGTAGACTGCGATAAGCAGGATCGTAATTTTCCTGCCAAAATGTACCGTATTCCTTTGCCTACATCAGAATTTACCAACAACACAGCAGTGAAACAATTTCCAGAATGGAACTAATGGTATCAATAAGAAATGTAAATATGAGAAAGTACATATTCAATATAATCATAGTAGTTATGATCAGCTTTGCCTCCTGTAAAAAAGCTGAGCACGTGCCTGCAACAACAGATGCACAGGGAATAACCAGTCTGGTGGCCAAGTTTGCTAGTGGCGATCTGAAAGAGCAGGAGGCGGTTAAATTTGACATCAATGGAACAGAAACAGATCAGTTTGTAATCCCTGTTCCCTGGTTCTTTCCCGAAGACAGCAATCATGAAACTACTGCTTACATGACTGCCATGAAAATAGAAGCCAATTTACCTAACAATTGTAAAATTGAGCCAAAACTAGGAATCCTTGATCTGACCAGGGAGAACTTCTTTACTTTTACAGATCAACAAGGTAAACAGAGGCGGATCTCTATCCGTGGCGAGCGCACCAAATCAAAAAAATCGGCCATAACCTTCTTCTCTATCGAAGCTGCTGGAGTAAGTGGTTTAATCGACCAAAGCAAGAAAACCATATCCTTGGTTACTGTAGAGGATTTGTCGTCGGTAGATGTGGAACTCACTATGTCGGCCCATGCTTCGGTAGATCGCTCTTTAAAAGGGATGAACCTCAATAGCCCTACCGAAATTACGGTTATAGCACATGATGGGGTAACCAAAACAACTTATTCCATCATGAAGACTGCACCCGCCAAAATTACTTATGGTTTTAGAAGTGGGTCAGAAAACTTAAGTTTTAACCTTAACCTGGGTACCTTGGGCTACACGGATGGTAGTAGACCAAGTCTAGCCGCATCGGGCAACTTCTTTGTGGTATCTGTAGCCAACAGTCAGCCACCTAAATACTATAACCGCAGTACGGGTAAGTATGTAGGAACAATGAATCTTGGAGCGGCAAAGGGGAATGGTACCATAGCAAGTGATGCCATTGGGAATATTATTGTGGCCGACTATGCCAATGCCGGCGAAAGCTTTAAACTATATAAAACCAATGCAGTAACCAATACTCCACAGGCTTATTTAAACTGGACAAATACATCTGGATTCCCAGTAGGCAGTAAAATATCTATTCAAGGCGATCTGAATGGTAAGGCTATTATTATGGCTACCTGCGATGCAACTTCTGCCGCCGGATCAAATAAATTTGTGAGATGGATTGTTACTAATGGTGTGGCAGGCGCAGCCGAAGTGCTTACGGCCGGAGGCATTCCTTTCTGGGGTGCAGGCGTAAATGGTACAAAAGTAACTGCCAGAAGTACCAATGCAGCAGACGGAGCTTTTGTAGGATTTTACGATGGTGGGGTCAATAACCTGTACTATCTTGATGGAAACAATACCAAAGCAATGAGCCTGGCCGATCAGGTTTCTGGTAGTGGCTGGGGAATGAATAATAGTCTGGCAGATGCCAAAGAGTTCAACAATGCCAGGTATCTGGCCTTCTATAGCCCAAGTCATTTCCCTCAATGGGGCATCACCTCCGAACTATACATTTATGATGTATCGGGAATGGGTAGCTTTACGGGTAATGTCGACAAAAGTAGTGCACTCGTATTTTCTGCCAAATATGGTGCTGTGGGTAGTGCGGTAGCAGCAAGTGGCGATGTTTTAATAGCACCAACTGTCGATGGGTACAAAATGCAGGTATTTACTATAGATTTTAATGCAGGTAATCTGGCCTGTTATGAGTTTAATTGTGTAGCGGTTAACTGATATGAATAGAAAAGATTTTTTTATGGCCACAGCTGGGCTGGGCCTGTTTGGATTTGCAACTTCATGTAAAAAAGATAAAGCAATTGACTGGATATGGGACGGTAAAGAAGCGGAGCCTGGTGCGGGTGGAACAGAAAAGCCAAGATACATATGGATTGACGCCGCAGCGAATTTTTCGGATTATGCCAACAGCAAGGAGAATATTAAAAGAGATATGGGAAAGCTGAAAGATTCCGGTATTACCGACGTGGTAGTTGATGTGCGCCCCAGCATGGGCGATGTGTTGTTCAATTCGAGTCACGTACAACAGGTACAGAAACTGGATATCTGGGCATCCGGTTCCTATACTTTTTATGAGCGTACCGCCACCTGGGATTACCTGCAGGCATTTATCGATGAAGGGCATGCCGTAGGTCTTAAAATACATGCGGCCATCAATACCTTTGTTGCCGGTAATAACTATTCTTATGGTCTGGGGCAGCAGGGAATGCTTTTCCGTGATGGTACAAAAAAAGAATGGGCTACAACGCTAAACCTGCCTGGTGGACTAGTAAACGTGATGGATCTGAACAGTACACTGGACCCTGATAATAATTACGGTACTAAATTTATAAATCCCGCAAATGACGAAGTACAACAGTATCTGCTAAATATCATAGGCGATCTGGCCAAATATAATGTTGATGGTATATTCCTGGATCGCTGTCGTTACAATAACTTTGTATGCGATTTCTCGGCGGTTACCAAACAAAAGTTTGAACAATATATTGGCGAGACTGTTACCAGTTTCCCCAATGATGTTATTGTGCCTGGCACACCTTCTTATCCTTTGCCGGCCACTATGCCTAAGCATTTTAAAAAATGGATGGAATTCAGGGTAAAAACTATTCACGATTTTATGGCCAAAGCCCGCGAACGTGTCAAATCTGTTAACAATAAAATTCAATTTGGCGTATACGTGGGCGGCTGGTACTCCACATACTATGATGTTGGAGTAAACTGGGCTAGTCCAAAATACAATACGGCGCAGTTTTATCCCAATTGGGCCAGTCCGGCTTACAAAGACTTCGGTTATGCGGATCTGATGGATTTTATATTGATCGGTGCTTATGCACCGGTCGACCGCATTTACGGTTCAGGTGAATGGACTGTAGAAGGTTTTTGTAAAAATGCCAAAACGCTATTACAGGGTGATACCAAGGTTGCCGGTGGGCCTGATGTAGGCAATGGATCGGGTTGGGAAAATGGAGGTCAGGATGCTGCGGTAACCAAAACGGTCGATGCCGCCATCAATGCCGGTGATGGGTATTTTATTTTCGATCTGGTTCATGTAAAACGTTACAATTACTGGGCAGCATTAAAAACCGGGGTCGACAATTACCTGAAAACCATAAAAAAGTAAGCAATGGAATCATGCTGATTGCCGTCAGATGATGAATTTGTGAATTGGCTTCGTATGTCCTTAACGCCAGCTATTTAAAAAGCCACTCTTTTTAAATGGAAAGCAACAAGGACATACGAAGCCTAAAATGAAATTATACATTTTGTATTTTGCAACCCATCAGGCTGTTTTCTGCTTGTTGCAATTGCTGTTGCATCTCGCTGATGGTCATATTGGTCTGCTTTTTAAGTTCAGGTATTAGCGTTTGATAATAAGCTATACCCTGTAATAGTTGTTCTTTAAACTTTGCAAAATATTTTGCTTTTTTTACGCTTAGTTCGTCCAACTGTGCTGCAACGTCTTTTTTCAGGTAATCAATATATAGGTTTAATTCGTTGATAAACAAGTTCGGTCGGTTTACAGAACCCAATAAATTCGTTTTACCATAAATGTGTTGTATCATTTCTTTTAAGCTGTACTTACCCGAAAAATAGGCCAGATTTGGGCCTGGACAAATGCTTACTGCCTTGTTTTCTTTTGGCTTAAGCATATCATTTTTTAGGTATGTTGAGGCACACAATCCCTCACACAGACATACCTTTTCGGTAATGGCATCAAATTGCTGCTGATGGCTTTCTGGGGGTAAATGCTGCGCTGCCAGTTCTTTCAGCTTTAAATGTTGATACTCGCGTGATGCCGTACAAATGGGTAAAGCGGTAAATTCTGTATTGGTACAAAGAAATTTTTTGGTGCACGGGCTTCCCGGCCGGCCTTTAGCTATACGGTCGAGGCGTTGTTGCTCTATACTGCTCTTTCTAAAGTTATTAAACAGTACGCCGAGGGGCGATGAATTGCTAAGGTAATAGTCAGTTTGATCGGCGCTGATCAAATCGCCTAAAGTCTGCTCATCTACATTGGTGGCCTCAGGCACCAGTAAAAACGGACTTCCCCATCCGGCTGCATCCAGTTCGTAGTAATTGATTAGAAACCGATGTTCTTCGGCAGTACCAATGCCACCCTGGGCAGTAATGCGCTGTGTTGGTTTGGATATGAGTGAGATCCCTTTGATTATTAGGGCTGCCTGATAAATATCGTATAATTCATTGGCCAGCAGTGCCCGTTTCTCTTTAAACTCTTCCAGTATCGGGCCCAGCAAAAAGCCTTCGGTAGCAAAGGCATGACCACCACAGTTTAAGCCCGATTCCACCCTGAATTCTGATACCCATAGTCCCTTTTTTGCTAGCATTTTTGCTTGAATCATGGCCGAACGAAAATCGCTGACCTTAAGTATGATACGCTTTTCCAATACCCCTGAGCGGTTGGGGTAAAAATCAGTGCATTTTTCCATGTAAGCGTATAAACGTGGGTTCAAGCCGGCTGAAATGATGACAGCAGCTTTGAGGTTGCTGTTGGCAAAGCCGCGCATAGCTGCCAGCGCGTCTGTATAATCGTCGCCCAGGTATGCTTCATTTAAACTGTAATTGGCCTTATCTACTTTCGACATGATGTTGACATCAATGCTTCCCGGAGTCATTTGTGTTTTTAAATTATTAAGAGCCAGTTCTTGTTGTTTTGATTCGGATATTTTTAATATGGCCTGATAGCTGTTTTTTAATACAGAACTATCCGGTAACAGTTCAAAGTATTTATCCAATGCCGTTCCTTGTCCGG
Encoded proteins:
- a CDS encoding RagB/SusD family nutrient uptake outer membrane protein → MKLNILKAALIVIAALSFSSCKKYLDMSPTNAASDKLVWSKVEYAEMAINSFYHDLNYFGNFSDGQSIAGMTEGFTDIFKYSAMTYNAYMYIPNELAYGGSVLTPGYVAVYLGNWSPIYERVRRVNEALANLKKYGTFSDTETKRLEAELKFFRGQLYFDLVKRYKQVIIYDEDLSKIQKNTALSTEAAGWDFVEADLNFAGQNLVKSNNPNGRVTSGAAYALLSRAMLYAERWESAKSAGAKVMAMGYELTASYADAFKTGSTEAILQYSYNKTATTHAFDATYAPGGDRKGTGGMGTPTQELVESYELKTVGGFPDWSAWHNTSGTSAEPPYANLEPRFQATVLYNGAIWKGRTIEPFVDGKDGWASWKDDAVPAGRTVTGYYLKKLLDENLDLSKDPSTQPWTAFRLGEVLLNYAEACYRANASSEANAAVRKVRARVGLPYTDKSGTALMAAIMQERKVELAFEGYYYWDMKRWKLAETAFTGTRVHGLKIEKLGAGFKYTYVDCDKQDRNFPAKMYRIPLPTSEFTNNTAVKQFPEWN
- a CDS encoding DUF5018 domain-containing protein encodes the protein MRKYIFNIIIVVMISFASCKKAEHVPATTDAQGITSLVAKFASGDLKEQEAVKFDINGTETDQFVIPVPWFFPEDSNHETTAYMTAMKIEANLPNNCKIEPKLGILDLTRENFFTFTDQQGKQRRISIRGERTKSKKSAITFFSIEAAGVSGLIDQSKKTISLVTVEDLSSVDVELTMSAHASVDRSLKGMNLNSPTEITVIAHDGVTKTTYSIMKTAPAKITYGFRSGSENLSFNLNLGTLGYTDGSRPSLAASGNFFVVSVANSQPPKYYNRSTGKYVGTMNLGAAKGNGTIASDAIGNIIVADYANAGESFKLYKTNAVTNTPQAYLNWTNTSGFPVGSKISIQGDLNGKAIIMATCDATSAAGSNKFVRWIVTNGVAGAAEVLTAGGIPFWGAGVNGTKVTARSTNAADGAFVGFYDGGVNNLYYLDGNNTKAMSLADQVSGSGWGMNNSLADAKEFNNARYLAFYSPSHFPQWGITSELYIYDVSGMGSFTGNVDKSSALVFSAKYGAVGSAVAASGDVLIAPTVDGYKMQVFTIDFNAGNLACYEFNCVAVN
- a CDS encoding alpha amylase family protein — encoded protein: MNRKDFFMATAGLGLFGFATSCKKDKAIDWIWDGKEAEPGAGGTEKPRYIWIDAAANFSDYANSKENIKRDMGKLKDSGITDVVVDVRPSMGDVLFNSSHVQQVQKLDIWASGSYTFYERTATWDYLQAFIDEGHAVGLKIHAAINTFVAGNNYSYGLGQQGMLFRDGTKKEWATTLNLPGGLVNVMDLNSTLDPDNNYGTKFINPANDEVQQYLLNIIGDLAKYNVDGIFLDRCRYNNFVCDFSAVTKQKFEQYIGETVTSFPNDVIVPGTPSYPLPATMPKHFKKWMEFRVKTIHDFMAKARERVKSVNNKIQFGVYVGGWYSTYYDVGVNWASPKYNTAQFYPNWASPAYKDFGYADLMDFILIGAYAPVDRIYGSGEWTVEGFCKNAKTLLQGDTKVAGGPDVGNGSGWENGGQDAAVTKTVDAAINAGDGYFIFDLVHVKRYNYWAALKTGVDNYLKTIKK